DNA sequence from the bacterium genome:
ACAGGAAAATTAGAAAAACAATAGGCGAAGCGATACTCTTAACTCGTAAAAGTTATTCAATACTTGGCGTTGAAACTATGGAAAAATTACACATTATACCAGATGTGGAGACAGGAAGGGTAATTTTAAAAAATAATCGGTAGGAATGGGTAAAGTATCTATATTTATAATGGGCAAGCGCTATAATGTGCCAGAGGGCTCAACAATAATAACAGCACTTGAGTATGCAGGCTTTCAGCTCAAGCGAGGCTGTGGCTGTAGGGAAGGTTTTTGTGGTGCCTGTTCTACTGTATACAGGCTACCTGGCGATTATAAACTAAGGACTGGTCTAGCTTGTGGCACAGTAGTAGAGAAGGATATGCAACTTGTCCAAATTCCATTTGTACCGGCAGAGAAGGTAATTTATGATATATCCAAACTTACGCCGAGTGTAGATGTATTTCAAAAATTATATCCAGAGGTGTTCAGGTGCTTATCCTGTAATACTTGCACAAAGGCTTGTCCACAAAATATTGAAGTTATGGACTATATTCAGGCTATTATAAAGGGTGATATTGAGAAGGCGGCTGATATATCATTTGATTGTATTATGTGTGGTCTATGTGCAATGCGTTGCCCGGCTGAGATAGTTCAATACCAAGTTGGCTTACTTGCACGCCGTCTATACGGTAAGTATTTATCACCAAAAGGTGAATTCATAAAGACACGAGTTAAAGAAATTGAAGACCATAAGTATGACAAAGAACTTAGTGAGCTATCATCTATGAGTAAAGATGAAGTTAGCAAACGGTATTATGCGCGGGATTTAGATTTTAAAATCACTTAGAACTATGTATCCAGATTATATGCAGGAGTCGTTGAAGTTAGTTGAGCGCACACGTGCTGATAGGCTTAAGATTGCAAAGTCGGGTGAGAAAGTATTTAAGCCTATGACAGAGAAGGAGCGTGGTGAAGTTTTATCAAAATTTCATCCAGATTATAAAGAAGATGCAAGAAGAGAAGTAAGAGTAGGTCCAAATAAAGGTGATAAAATAACAACTGAGGTAGCTGATTTACTTGAGTCGCATTCAAGGATAGACTCATCATTATTTGACTTAGCAAACCCAGCCTATGAGACAGATGTCTTAATAATAGGTGGTGGTGGTGCCGGCTGTGAGGCAGCATTGTTTGCAAGAAATGAGGGTGCAAATGTTATAATTTCAACCAAACTCAGGCTTGGTGATTCTAACTCAATGATGTCACAGGGTGGTATGCAGGCATCAGTAAATCCACATGATTCACCAATTATCCATTACTTAGATGCTATGGGTGGCGGTCATTTTGATAATAAGCCAGATCTTGTAAGAGCACTTGTAACCGATGCTCCAATGATAGTAACCTGGCTTGAGGAGCTCGGTGTTATGTGGGATAAAGGTGCAGATGGCCACTATGTAACTAAAGCAGGTGGTGGCACCTCCAGGCGTAGGATGCTATCTGCAAGAGATTATACCGGAGCTACTATTATGCGAGTTCTTATGGATGAGGTAAAGAGCTACCCTGATGATATTAAGGTTATGGAATTTGCGCCCTGTGTAGAACTAATTATGGATGATAAGGGACAGGTAGCAGGTGGTGTCCTATACGACCTTGACACAGAAGAATATTCCTTAGTAAAGTCAAAAACAACAATCATAACAACAGGTGGATTTGGCAGATTACACATAAAAGGCTTCCCGACAACCAACCATTATGGGGCGACAGCAGATGGCATTGTCATTGCGTATAGGGCGGGTGCAAAATTACTTTATATGGACTCAGTCCAGTACCATCCGACAGGTGCTGTGTATCCGGAGCAAATTCTTGGTTTCCTAGTAACTGAGGAAGTCCGTGGTCTTGGTGCTCAGCCCGTAAATAAGGTTGGCGAATTGTTTGTATTCCCACTTGAGCCAAGAGATATAGAGGCAGCTGCATTTATAAGGGAATGTCTTGAAAGAGATAAAGGAATTAAGACTCATACTGGTAGAGTAGGAGTGTGGTTAGATTCGCCAATAATTGACATGTTGCATGGTGATGGCACAATCAAGCGCAACTTACCGGCTATGGTGCGTCAATTTAGCAGATTTGGTATTGATATAACCTGTGAGCCAATGCTTATATATCCGACTCTACATTACCAGAATGGTGGCATCGAGATAAACGAGCGCTGTGAAACTAATCTATCTAACCTTTATGTAGCAGGCGAGGCATCTGGTGGGGTTCATGGCAGGAATAGGCTAATGGGTAACTCTGTCCTTGACTACAATGTATTTGGTCGTAGGGCAGGAATAAATGCGGGTCAGCGTTCAAAGCAAGTTAAACTTGGTAAACTAACTCTAAATCATATTAACCGGTATGAGGCTGAGCTAAAAAATGCAGGTATAAAGACCGATAGAATATCCCCAATATTATTACCAGACTATACCCCTAAAGAAGTCAAGGATCGTCAGCTGACAGCCCACTACGAAGGCACACTAAGATAAAAAATAAAAATCCCTATTAGTGTAGAGATATGACAGGTAAATTGTTTATGAATAAAGTTACTAATAGTGAGTATGACCTATTACAGGAGTTCCTTGATATCCTTAATGCCCAAAATGTAAAATTCTGCATAATAGGTGGCTTAGCTGTCAATGCTTATGCTGAGCCTGTTGTTAGTCTAGACCTTGATGTAGTCATTTCTGCTAATCAGCTAGACGTTCTATTAAAGATACTTGGCAAGCGTTTTTCCATTACCAAAAAATCTCATAGTATAAATCTACGCACTAATAAGTCTGACCTCCGCATTCAACTTAAAACTGACCCAAGGTATCAGAAATTTCTCACTCATTCAAAAATTAAAACTGTTCTAGGTTATAAATTACCTGTAGCCTGCATTGAAGATGTTTTACACAGCAAAATATGGGCATACAAGGATATAACTCGAAGGCCAAGTAAGCGCCAAAAAGACTTAGCAGATATTATGCGACTAATCGAAGTAAACCCAAAATTGTTAAAGTTATTACCAAATTCATTAAGAAAACAAGTAAAATAGTTGCTCTTGCCAAAGTTCTATTAAGTATTGTGTCCCTATAGCTCTTACCCAGAGCTTTATCTACTTCTAACTAATTATGAAAAATAGTATAAAAAAACACCGAGAGAGAATTCTTTGGGTAATATTTATTTTTACAGTCGTTGTAGGAGTGGCTCATATAATTGGCAGTTCGAGTGGGATGAGTTTGGCCCCAGGTCTTTCATTAATTGATTTTTTCAAGCTTTTTTTACCAGTAGTATTGTTAATACTCCATGCTGTATGGACACTAACTTATTTTCGTGGTCTTGTTTTTATCTGCCTTGCTTTATTAACAGCGTTGATATTTGAAATGTTTGGTCTAAAATATGGCACTTTATTTGGTGGTCATTTTGTTTATCAGCTTAATAATAAATTAATATTTTTTAATATCCCTCTCTTAGTTCTATTATATTGGGCAGTCTTTATTTACATAAGTTATAATATTGTTTCCTCTTTTCTCTTTTGGGTAGGTAAGTCTAAGCCCAATAAACATATAGGTGGTGCTATCTTGTTACCTTTGTTGATATTCCTTGATGGGTTAGTTGTTGTATCTATTGACTTTTTCATGGAGCCACTACAAGTGAAAACTAGGAACTGGATTTGGTTAGCTGGCGGTCCTTACTATAATATACCACTTGGCAATTTTATTGGTTGGTTTATTGTAGCAACTATATCAACAGGTATATTTAGAGTATTTGAATATTTCTCTCCTCAAGAGCCTACTAAAATTGATAAGTCCATTTTTTTGATCCCAGTAGTTGGCTACGGGATGCTCTGTCTATCACTCCTTTATTTTGCCTTAAAAATTCAATTACATGGTTTAGCGTTAATAGGCTTTTTTACTATGTTTCCAATAACAGTTGTTAACCTGATATTTTTTATAAAAGGAAGTATTGGTGTAAGATTATGAAATATAAGAATTTATAGAGAACTGAGACCATCTTCCCCTACATTTCTGATCTTGCAATTTTTTCAAGGGAATAAAAGATTGTCCTTGCTCTAAAGCAGATATTCTAAGAAATATATTTTCAATTTTAAATTTTACTGTATCAACAACGCTGTGGTCTTGACTTGTAATCCGGAAACCATTACACATACTAAAATGTTTGTTAATATATCTCTCATTTTAACCTCTTACATATTTAAAGCATCGTCTTCTTTCCAATAATTCTACACATAAAGACTATCCCATAATTTTACTACACCTACCTCAATTTACCAGGTAAAATGTTAGTTTGCTCTACTGATAAAAATTGAATCTTGGGAATACCCTTTTTACCGGGATGAAAGTATTCACCCGATGCTTCTTCAATCATTCCTTGTGTCGGTTTTTCTCTAAAAGTTATTAAAATGCCAAAAATCAGCACCTTGACAAAGCTTCTTTGCTGAATAAACATCTTTTGGCTCACCATCTATTTCAAAATTAAATTTTATACCTTCTTTCTTTTCAATTTTCTTAAACCTTTTAAAAATTACATCAATAGCAAGATAAGTTATATCTATCCCTATCCATCTCCTATTTAATCTTTCTGCGACTACAACTGCAGTGCCACAACCACAAAAGGGGTCTAAAACTAAACCTCCCTCATCACTACTCGCTTTTATTATCCTTTCCAAAAGCTTCTCAGGCTTCTGAGTTGGATAGCCCATATATTCTTCCGAATTGCCCTTTTAGAGGAGGAATATATATCCAATCTTCAGGAAATTTTCCACCTTCTTTAAGTTTTACCGGTTCCCCTTAGGGTTGTTTTATTCTATCTGGATAAAATTGCCAAATCTTACTTTTACTATACTACAAGATAACTTCGTGAACCCTGTAAAGTTGTCTTTGTTTTGGAGCACTCGGTCTCGAATAACACCAAATTATTTCATTAAAATGTCTAAGTTGTCACCAAAATATAATTTATTCTTCCAGTTCATATCAAGATTCTCTAATTTCCAGCATTTTATTTATTCTTTCTTCACATTCAGAGTAGATAAAGTCACCTTCAGGAAAAGGTTTATTCATTTCTTTTCTATCTTTAAACTCGTCTAAATCAAGCACTCTGTTAATGAACAAACTAATTCTAGCAGGATAGGAAAAGACAGATCTATTTTTTAGAACTTGTGGAGTTCCTTGATAAACACCAAATAGTTTCCTGCCCTTAAATTTATGTAATAAATCTGAACTCGGCCTATTTTCAACACAGATTTCAATATTGTCCAATTTACTCAAAAATTCTTCTGGAATTGTCTTTAATGATGCTTTTACAAGTTCTTCAAATTTTTCTACTGTGAAGAAAATAGGTGACGGACTACCATTTTTATCACTTATTTCTTGAATCTTCCTTACTTTTTTACCCCAGTACCTCATATCTTCTTTTCCATTTTTCTTCTACTATATTCTAAATTTCTGCGAAATCAACTACTTTCTTGACAGCAAATTTAACGAATAATAAATTAGATTCTTTGCTTTACTCAGAATGACAGGGATGGGTAGTATATACAGATTACAAATTACAGATTACAATAAGCCTTTTAGTCTTGATATCAGTGTCTCAATTCCGTCTCCTTTTAATGCAGAGATGTAGATTGCATCTTTTATTGCTATTTTTGTTTTCATAAGGTCTATTTTATTCACTCCCACAATATAGGGCTTCTTTAGTATAATTGGATTGTATTCCCTAATTTCGTCTTTTAAACTCTTATACTGAGCTACTGGGTTTTGTGTTATATCAAGTATGTAAATTATGACTCTTGTTCGTTCTATATGGCGCAAGAAATCGAGTCCCAGTCCTTTTCCTTTGTGTGCGTCTTCTATTATACCTGGAATATCAGCGAATGTAATTTTTTTGTCATCTATGTAAGTAACACCTAAGTTAGGTTTCAGTGTAGTAAATGGGTATTCAGCAATCTTCGGCTTAGCATTTGAGACTTTAGATAGCAGTGTAGATTTACCCGCATTTGGGTAGCCAACGAGACCGACATCTGCAATTAGCTTGAGTTCAAGTAATAATGTCTTGGCTTCACCTTGTTCACCGAGCTCCCTTTCACGTGGTGCTTGGTTAGTTGCTGTTTTAAATCTTGTGTTTCCTCTACCACCTTTACCCCCTTTAGCAGCTATGAATCGTTCACCTGTATAAGTTAAGTCTGCAAGTAGGGACGGGGTAACCCCACCCCTACAATTGTATACAACTGTTCCTGGTGGCACTCTAATTACTTTATCTATCCCATTTTTGCCGTGCATATTTTTACCTTTACCCTGCTGTCCATTTTCTGCTTTGATATGAGGTGTAAAATAGAGGTGGTATAAGGTGTTAAGATTACGGTCTACTTCCAATACTACATTACCTCCGTCACCTCCGTCACCTCCATCTGGGCCACCTTTTGGGATGTATTTTTCGCGTCTAAAACTTATACAGCCGTCGCCTCCCTTACCGGCTTTAACTATTACTTTGACGCGGTCAAGAAACATTTCATTGAGTTAGACTGTGCTCATATATCCACTTACTAATTCTCCGTATGTTTTGGGGCCGACAATTTTTTTAATCCTTAAATTAACAAATCTTTTGGTAAGATTTAAATTAGATTTAAATAGGACTTTTATGTAATTCTGTGTCACTCCAAGTAAATACTGAGATTCTTCCCCTTCGCTGAATTTATGAGATTGCTTCGCTGGCGCTCGCAATGACAGAGGAATGTGGTCAGAATGAAAAGAAGAAGTCATAGTGGTATTTGGGTCAGAAGACCCAAACCTACCCTCAGTATGCCTGTAAGCAAATGGATGAGATGTGGGTTTAGAATACCATGCTTCAATTGTCTTTGATTCAATATGTGCTTCAAGAGTCTTACCTATGAACTGTTCTCTGAATGCTTCCCACTTCTTGTCACCGAGTTCTCTAATAATTCTACTTCTCTCTTTTTTTGTCTTTTCAGGCACTTCATTCTTAAAGTTTGCTGCTTTAGTGCCCGGTCTTTTTGAATATCTAAATACATGAAGCCTTGAAATAGGTGACCGCTGAATTAAATCGTAAGTGTTTGCAAATTCAGTCTCTCCTTCACCTGGGAAGCCGACAATGACATCTGCACCTATAGCAACTGATGGTATCTTTTCTTTAATTTTGTAAATTAGGTCCTCATATTCTTCAGCAGTATACCAGCGGTTCATTAATTTAAGAATTGAGTTATCACCACTTTGTAGTGGTAAATGGATGTATTTATAAAATTTGGAAGTAGGGGTTTGATTAATCAAACCCCCACTTCCAATGTAGTCTAAAAACTCGTCTGAAATCCCAAGTGGCTCAATTGAGCCAATCCCAAGCCAATGGACACCATGGATTTGGCTGATTGATTTAATTATACCCAGAAGGTTATCACATTTACTAAGGTTTGTGCCTGTGAGTACAAATTCTTCGTATCCGTTAGCAATAAGAGCGTTGACTTCAGCGATTATCTCTTCAATAGGTCTTGACTTAGGTGCTCCTCTTGCGTAAGGAACTATGCAATAACTGCAAAACTGGTCACATCCTTCCTGCACTTTCACGAATGCTTTGGTGTGGTCTGCAAATTTCTTAATTGATTGTAGTATAGGGACTTTGAGAAAATCAGTAACTATTTTTTTGTAATCTGGTTCTATAAGATTAACTCCTTTTATTGATTTTATTTCATCCTGATACACCTTTGCATAACAGCCAGTAACAATAATAAAAGGTTTATTTGAGTTCATAGAGTTCATTGAGTTATTGGGTGGCTTTGAGTTTTTGCCTCGTTGACTGTATGTTCTTATGATATTTCTAGCTTCCCTTGCTGCGTGAGCTGTGACAGCACAAGTGTTAATTACGCAGACGTCAACATCCTCTGCCTGACGAGTGTGATGAGATTCTTCCCCTTCGCGGAGTCTGTCCTGAACTGCATATTGAGATTCTTCACTTTGTTCAGAATGACAAGGATGTGGTATTACTTTAAAGCCTGCTATTTCAAATTCTTCACGTAGCCACTCAGTCTTATATTGGTTTAGCCTGCAGCCAAAAGTTATAAAACTGACTTTCATAGAAAAATGTAAACGAATTACACGAATGATAGCGAATTATTCGAATTATTCGTTGCCATTCGGCTTGTCCACTTTTACCTGTCATTTATTACATTCGTTTTAGGATAACTTAAGTAATTGCGTTAAATAGATATTGGTATTCCTGTAAGGAGGTGGAAGAAGAATTTCATAATAGGTATAAGAATATAGTCAAAAAGTCCCATCCATAGCAGTAAGAATATAATAAAGAAGCCAAATCTTTCTAATCTTAAATATTTTTCCTGTGCCTCGTATGATAGGAAGCCCTGTAAAATACGTGACCCATCCAGTGGTGGTACAGGGACAAGGTTAAAGAAAGCGAGCAATAAATTTATAGCTATTCCATAGGTAACAAATTCTGCAGTAACGCTATAACCCTTCAATATTCCAATTCTAAATATAAGAGCAAGTATAATTGCAATCCCTATATTACTCATTGGACCGGCAGCTCCAACCCACATCAAGTCGCGTTTTGGATTCCTAAAGTAGTAAGGATTAATTGGGACCGGCTTTGCCCATCCAATAATTATACCTGTTCTCATAAGGATTAAAATGATTGGCAGTATTATTGTACCAAATAGGTCTATATGTGAGATAGGGTTAAGTGTAAGTCTACCATAATCTCTTGCAGTCGTATCACCTTTTTTGAGTGCTGTATATCCGTGTGCTATTTCGTGTATAATGATAGAAAACAATAGGATTAAGAGTTGAACTATAATTATCAAAGCCTTCATTAAAAGAACTCGCGTCTAAAATTAAATTTTAAAAATGGTCCCCATAGTTTGATAGTCATAATGCTATAGTCTGTATCTGTAAGAAAGCCATCTTTAGTCTTAAGTTTACTAACATTAGCAAACTTGTATCCTAATAGTAAGTCTAATGATACATCACGTACTACAATGAAATTAAGTCCAATTTTAACTGGCATCCCATTTCCCCACCCACTTGCCCTAAAGCCATTATTTTCACTATATTGAGTAAAATAGCGCTCATAGCCGGCTCCTGAGTTGAAAGATAGAAGTGCCGGCAATATCCATAACTTATAACTTAAACTTACCCCAATAGGGATAACCGTAAGGCTACGTGAGCCATCTGCTGTCTTTGCTTTAAAGTAATCAATTCCAGCATCCATATAAAATGGGTTCATAGTAATTCTGGCATCTGTTCCAATAATAACACTTGGACTTATTGCACTAACTCTATTTCGTACTAACCATAAGTTAAGTTGTTCAATGCTTGGTGCGTAGTATCCGTATCCAAATCCAATTGAGTAATTAAAATTTATAAGAAAAATAATAATATTCATTTATACCACCTCAGCGTATCCGAGTGAGAATGCCATTGTAATAGCCTTAGGCTTGCATACTTTATAGCAAAGGCTGCATCCTATACACTTATCTAATGTAACCCGATATTGTTCACCAGGTTTTCCACTAATTGCTTTTGTAGGGCATACCGGCTCACATTCAGCGCACCCCGTGCACTTAGTTCCAATTATAGCTTTAGGTCTAGACTTTAGTTTATCTAAAATTGTGTTTGTAGGGCATTTGTAAACACATATACCACAGTTTTGACACATCTCAAAGTTTATCTTAGCACATCCATTGTCAACTTTTATTGCGCTATAAGGACAGTAACGCTCACATAATCCGCATCCGATACATCCAGTCTTACATACAGTTTTTGTAGCTTTAGCAGAATCGGGTGAACTACACGCAACATAAATTTTTTGTGCTTTTGGTATAAGTTCTATTATATTTTTAGGGCATACTTTAACACAATTTCCGCATCCAGTGCATTTTTTATCGTCTATCACTGGCAATCCATTTTCGCCCATTTTAATAGCATCAAATGTGCATACTTCAACACAATCTCCAAATCCTAAGCATCCATATCTACAAGACTTAGGTCCCTCAGCTAAAATATTGGCTTGAGTGCATCCTTTAATCCCTATGTAATTAAACCTTTCATAAGTGTTAAGCTTATCACCGCAGCACCTTAAAATTGCTACTTTAGGCTCAGTAATTTTTGCCTCTACTCCCAGTATTTCTGCTAACTTTTCAGCTGTTTCTCTACCACCTACCACACACAATCCAACATCTGTTTCACCTTTTTCTAAAAACTTTGCATACCCTTCGCATCCTCCGGGGAAGCCACAAGCTCCGCAATTAGAGCCCGGTAAAGCTGACAGTAATCGTTTATGGCGTTCAGATACGTGGACGGCAAGTTTACTGTAGGCAATTGCAATAATTGTTGAAAGTACTGCACCTAATCCGCCAAGTGTAATTAATGCCCTCAACATAAATCGTTAATCGTGCATCTATTTAACTAATGCCTATCACTGTTATTTCTCTTTCTCCTCTTCTTCTTTTTCAAAAGCCATTGATACTAATACTCCAAATATACGAGTAAGTCCCATAGCTATAAAGCCGACTCCCGCTCCTATAAAAAGACCGGCATCTGTCCTACCAAAAAGCATACCTATTCCCATACCAAGGAGTAGACACCCTACAAAGATTATTCCCCCATGCTCCTACTCTCTATGTTTACGCTTCATTTTAGCCTCCTAACTTATTTACCCATTTAGTCAATATTTCTTTAAGACCAGGTTTACTAACTTCTTTTAATTCATAAGTAACTCTAATAGTAGGCTTTTTAATAGTTATAATCTTTCGTAAATCAACAGGTGTCGCAATTATAACTATGTCACATAGTGTTCTATTTATTGTATTTTCAAGCTCCCTTATTTGCTCTTTGCTATACCCAATAGCTGGCAGTATTTTGTCTATATTTTGGTATTTCTTATAAGTTTCAGATATAGAGCCGACTGCATAGGGTCTTGGGTCTATTATTTCTTTAGCGCCAAATTTCTTCGCCGCTATAAAGCCAGCTCCATACTGCATCCCTCCATGAGTGAGAGTAGGTCCATCTTCAATTACAAGTGCACTCTTGTTCTTTATAAGAGTAGGCTTATCTGCAAATATAGGTGATTCTGCTTTGACCACAGTAGCCTCTGGATTTACATCCTTCACAGTATTTTCTAATTTCTTCACCTCCAATGGATTTGCAGTATCAACTTTGTTTATCACAACTACTGACGCCATACGTAAGCAGGTCTCACCCGGGTGATAAAGTAGTTCATGTCCTTGCCTTAATGGGTCAACTACCACAATAAATATGTCCGGCTTATAAAATGGGAAGTCATTGTTTCCGCCATCCCATAAAATCACATCAGCTTCTTTTTCGGCGAGTCGTAAAATTTGCTCGTAATCAACACCTGCATAAAGGACTGTTCCTCGTGTAATGTGTGGCTCGTACTCTTCTGCCTCTTCTATAGTACATCCGGCATCTGCAATCTCTTTTACAGTCTCAAATCTCTGTACTATCTGCTGTTCAATATTTCCGTATGGCATTGGATGACGAATGACTACAACTTTTTTACCAATCTCTTTTAAAATCTCAGCCACTCTCCTTGTAGTTTGCGACTTTCCACTTCCTGTGCGCACAGCGCCGATTGCGACAACTGGCTTATTTGAGTTTAGCATCGTAGACTTGGGTCCAAGTAACATATAATCTGCACCACAAGATAGTGCAATTGATGCGCGGTGCATAACATATTCGTGAGAGACGTCAGAATAAGAGAATACAACAATGTCTATTTTGTATTTTTTAATTAGATTTTTAAGCTCAGCTTCTGGATATATTGGTATTCCTTGTGGATATAATTTGCCGGATAGTTTAGCTGGATATTTCCTATTTTCAATATCTGGTATTTGTGTAGCGGTAAAAGCGACTACCTCATAGTTCTGGTTATCTCTGAAGCAGACATTAAAGTTGTGAAAGTCCCTTCCTGCAGCTCCCATAATTACGACTCTTTTCCTCATCTGCTTAAATTCAGTATACCTGATTTTCCATCTGTGTAATCTTGTTTTACAATCTGTGCAATCATTATTTCATCTTTGAGTAAATACTATACTTAATATTTACGAGTTTGTCAAGAAAAGAAAGAACACTGAGTGACACGGATAGGAACACTGATGAACACGGATAGACATAGAGTGTAGATTTCAGAGATGAGGGTTCAACCGAAGGTAAATGAATTACGAACGATGGCGAATTACTCGAAGAGGTACCCACCTCAAGTGAAGTGGGTAAGCGTAGGGTTAAGAAAAATATGGCATCCGTCCCCTTGTCATGAAGCCTGGCGTAACAGTCTATTTTATGCCCAATCAGGACGACCAGATGGTGGTACAAATAAATAAAAACAGTTGACTTCTCTGGAATTTAGAGCTAAAATTAAAATGAAGAAATAAAATATTGTGGTTGATGGAAAAAAGCAAGAGTCAAGGAGAGGCACAGAATCATAAATATGGGCTCTGTCCCCTCTACGTGCCTGTCCCTGACATTATGGGGTGGTTACAACGATACAATGTCAGTTGTGAATGGGTGAGTAAATAATTATAGAGGTGAATGATGGCTTTTTCTATAAGACTAGCAAAAGATGAAGATGTAGCTTCAATCGTTACTCTCTACGCAGAAGCGACAAAACTCATGCACCAAATTAGTCCGGATGGGTTTGGCGATGCACTGGGATATCCAATAAACATAACAAATGAAACGGAATCATTTACGAGAGCGTTAAATAACAAAGAGACAGTTATATTTGTTGCCGAGCAAGGTGGAAAAGTAATAGGTTTTGTCATGGGAGTAATTGAAAATCACCCTGATGATTTATTGAACGCACCATATCTGACAGTCCAGTATATTTGTGTAGATAAAGAGTTTCGTCGTAGTGGTATTGGTAAAACACTGATGCAGGAAATAGAAAACTGGGCAGGTAATAAAGGACTTTCTACTCTTGAGTTGATAGTTTGGACCAATAACGTACCTGCAAAGACTTTATTCCAGGGTTTAGGATATTTACCGTTAGAACTCCGTATGGCAAAGAAACTAACAGATAAAGCAAAATAAGGTACTCCTGATTTTTACTATTCCTAATTTTATGCATTTTGGACTACTAATTTTGTAAATCTATTTGCGTCGTCGTAGGCATAAAAATTGTTAA
Encoded proteins:
- a CDS encoding cyclic 2,3-diphosphoglycerate synthase; translated protein: MRKRVVIMGAAGRDFHNFNVCFRDNQNYEVVAFTATQIPDIENRKYPAKLSGKLYPQGIPIYPEAELKNLIKKYKIDIVVFSYSDVSHEYVMHRASIALSCGADYMLLGPKSTMLNSNKPVVAIGAVRTGSGKSQTTRRVAEILKEIGKKVVVIRHPMPYGNIEQQIVQRFETVKEIADAGCTIEEAEEYEPHITRGTVLYAGVDYEQILRLAEKEADVILWDGGNNDFPFYKPDIFIVVVDPLRQGHELLYHPGETCLRMASVVVINKVDTANPLEVKKLENTVKDVNPEATVVKAESPIFADKPTLIKNKSALVIEDGPTLTHGGMQYGAGFIAAKKFGAKEIIDPRPYAVGSISETYKKYQNIDKILPAIGYSKEQIRELENTINRTLCDIVIIATPVDLRKIITIKKPTIRVTYELKEVSKPGLKEILTKWVNKLGG
- a CDS encoding GNAT family N-acetyltransferase produces the protein MMAFSIRLAKDEDVASIVTLYAEATKLMHQISPDGFGDALGYPINITNETESFTRALNNKETVIFVAEQGGKVIGFVMGVIENHPDDLLNAPYLTVQYICVDKEFRRSGIGKTLMQEIENWAGNKGLSTLELIVWTNNVPAKTLFQGLGYLPLELRMAKKLTDKAK